One Sphaerisporangium krabiense DNA segment encodes these proteins:
- a CDS encoding branched-chain amino acid ABC transporter permease, translating into MQVLANGLALGAIYALVASCLLLIFGILEIPDFALGGRIMVGGYAGYFVADHLGLHYWIAVIAAALAAGAMGVVSELAVYRWLRNTPSPLLSGFIGALVLLTATEITAQLLFTADFRKLPSPYESNILQFAGIRITEQRLLAGVVALVLIAALHAYLRGTRGGRAMRATLEDRRGAEIVGISPKKTAMIAMLLGSCLAGVAGALLGPMYLVYPTMGDNILIKGLIVIVLAGMRSSLGAISAALLLGIAESFGASYLSVGFSDAYAFIFLIIALMVRPNGLFTKSVLVR; encoded by the coding sequence TGTTGCTGATCTTCGGGATTCTCGAGATTCCCGACTTCGCCCTGGGCGGCCGAATCATGGTCGGCGGATACGCGGGCTATTTCGTCGCCGACCACCTGGGCCTGCACTACTGGATCGCGGTCATCGCCGCCGCGCTGGCCGCCGGGGCGATGGGCGTGGTCAGCGAACTCGCCGTCTATCGATGGCTGCGCAACACGCCCAGCCCCCTGTTGAGCGGATTCATCGGGGCCCTGGTGCTCCTCACCGCGACCGAGATAACGGCGCAGCTCCTCTTCACCGCCGACTTCCGTAAGCTGCCGAGCCCGTACGAGTCGAACATCCTGCAGTTCGCCGGCATCAGGATCACCGAGCAACGGCTGCTGGCCGGGGTCGTGGCGCTCGTCCTGATCGCCGCGTTGCACGCCTACCTCCGGGGAACCAGAGGTGGCCGGGCCATGCGGGCGACGCTGGAGGATCGGCGCGGGGCCGAGATCGTGGGAATCTCGCCGAAGAAGACGGCCATGATCGCCATGCTGCTCGGGAGCTGCCTGGCCGGTGTCGCCGGCGCCCTGCTCGGGCCGATGTATCTGGTCTATCCGACCATGGGCGACAACATCCTGATCAAGGGCCTGATCGTCATCGTGCTGGCCGGCATGCGCAGCAGCCTCGGCGCGATCAGCGCCGCGCTCCTGCTGGGCATCGCCGAGAGCTTCGGAGCGAGCTACCTGAGCGTAGGTTTCTCCGACGCGTACGCCTTCATCTTCTTGATCATTGCCCTGATGGTGCGGCCCAACGGCCTGTTTACGAAGAGCGTATTGGTGCGGTGA
- a CDS encoding branched-chain amino acid ABC transporter ATP-binding protein/permease: MSKSVMSKPVMARAAAGLRPREPRSREWLVIVPIVAICALLPLVVRGRYEVGVMTLILIYAIAAYGLDLVLGHLGLVSVAHAALLTVGAYTLVILTTKYGVGYWPAAVAAILVSTLAGLLLAGLTMRSRGHYFSVSSLAFAAVTVVVITQWTSLTNGASGIYAIPAPPGFESTTAQFYLSLIVLTVVLAAMFLITRSTLGRNLRAIHADEVLAASLGINVVATKLKAFTVSAAIVGLAGPLFASWISYITPSSASITEGFNLLIYVIIGGSATLAGPLVGAALVVGVTEAFRFTELFQTLIFSGVVFLVLLFFRGGVVGSIGRAWARVAARRRRPETAAIPEAETETETDADAGPLALPHLSRDDRGEPGRPGQVLFEARSLTKKYGGVTAVSDVSLTAREGEIIGVIGPNGAGKSTLFGLISGVVGGWTGSASFAGQDLQKLPVHERARLGIGRTFQTNRLLADETVLQNLITAGYLHRPTRKSRTTDPDDGFLDTILDLTGLRAKAGEVVSGLSIEEQKLVGVGMALAVRPRMLLLDEPFAGLRESETPRLMRLLEWLRDQGMVILLVEHKMRVLMSLCSHVYVLDSGQLIAEGSPNQIVNDPRVISAYLGTKNA; this comes from the coding sequence ATGAGCAAATCCGTAATGAGCAAGCCCGTCATGGCCCGCGCCGCCGCCGGCTTGCGGCCGCGTGAGCCCAGGAGCCGGGAATGGCTGGTCATCGTCCCGATCGTGGCCATCTGCGCGCTTCTGCCGCTGGTCGTCCGCGGTCGGTACGAGGTCGGCGTCATGACCCTGATCCTCATCTACGCGATCGCGGCTTACGGCCTGGACCTGGTCCTCGGCCACCTCGGCCTGGTGTCCGTCGCGCACGCCGCCCTGCTCACCGTCGGCGCCTACACCCTGGTCATCCTCACGACCAAGTACGGTGTCGGCTACTGGCCGGCCGCGGTCGCCGCCATCCTGGTCAGCACCCTGGCCGGGCTCCTGCTCGCCGGGCTCACGATGCGCAGCAGGGGACACTACTTCTCCGTCAGCAGTCTGGCGTTCGCCGCGGTCACGGTGGTGGTGATCACCCAGTGGACGAGCCTGACCAACGGAGCGAGCGGAATCTACGCGATTCCCGCGCCCCCCGGGTTCGAGTCGACGACCGCGCAGTTCTATCTGAGCCTGATCGTTCTGACCGTGGTGCTGGCCGCGATGTTCCTGATCACCCGGTCGACGCTCGGGCGCAACCTTCGCGCCATCCACGCCGACGAGGTGCTGGCGGCGTCGCTCGGCATCAACGTCGTCGCCACGAAGTTGAAGGCGTTCACGGTGAGCGCGGCGATAGTAGGGCTGGCCGGGCCGTTGTTCGCCAGCTGGATCTCCTACATCACCCCGAGCAGCGCCAGCATCACGGAAGGCTTCAACCTCCTGATCTACGTGATCATCGGAGGGTCGGCGACGTTGGCGGGCCCGCTGGTCGGGGCGGCCCTGGTCGTCGGGGTGACGGAGGCGTTCCGGTTCACCGAGCTCTTCCAGACCCTGATCTTCAGCGGCGTCGTCTTCCTGGTGCTCCTGTTCTTCCGGGGTGGCGTCGTCGGAAGCATCGGTCGCGCCTGGGCCCGAGTGGCGGCCCGCCGGCGCCGGCCCGAAACCGCCGCGATCCCCGAGGCCGAGACCGAGACCGAGACCGACGCCGACGCCGGTCCGCTCGCGTTGCCTCATCTGAGCCGGGACGACCGCGGCGAGCCGGGCCGGCCCGGCCAGGTGCTGTTCGAGGCCCGCTCCCTCACCAAGAAGTACGGCGGAGTGACCGCGGTGAGCGATGTCTCGCTCACCGCTCGCGAAGGCGAGATCATCGGCGTCATCGGCCCCAACGGAGCGGGCAAGAGCACCCTGTTCGGCCTGATCTCCGGCGTGGTCGGAGGGTGGACGGGAAGCGCCAGCTTCGCCGGGCAGGATCTGCAGAAGCTGCCGGTGCACGAGCGGGCGCGGCTCGGCATCGGCCGCACGTTCCAGACCAACCGGCTGCTCGCCGACGAGACGGTGCTGCAGAACCTCATCACGGCGGGTTACCTGCACCGTCCCACGCGGAAGTCCCGGACCACGGATCCGGACGACGGCTTCCTGGACACGATCCTCGACCTCACCGGCCTCCGCGCGAAGGCGGGCGAGGTGGTGAGCGGCCTGTCCATCGAGGAGCAGAAGCTGGTCGGCGTCGGCATGGCACTGGCCGTGCGCCCGCGGATGCTGCTCCTGGACGAACCGTTCGCCGGGCTTCGCGAGTCGGAGACGCCCCGGCTGATGCGGCTGCTCGAGTGGCTTCGCGACCAGGGCATGGTGATCCTGCTGGTCGAGCACAAGATGCGAGTCCTGATGTCTCTGTGCAGCCACGTGTACGTACTGGACTCGGGACAGTTGATCGCCGAGGGCTCACCGAACCAGATCGTCAACGATCCGCGGGTGATCTCGGCCTACTTGGGGACCAAGAATGCTTGA
- a CDS encoding ABC transporter ATP-binding protein, with protein MLEVCDITAGYGNSTVLTGVSLSIEQGEAVTVLGANGAGKSTLIQAIAGLTPIRGGEIRFEGERIDGLSAAKIVRRGLVLCPEGRHLFPQMSVRENLLLGAYPRKLGRSAVATQIDEVLEIFPALKKKRTVYAGSLSGGEQQMVAIGRALMAKPRLLLLDEPSLGLAPLLVQTVMRVVGEINERGIAIGLVEQNAAAALELVSRGYVLESGSVVIQGSAHELSTDDRVRAAYLGVTEQTVE; from the coding sequence ATGCTTGAGGTCTGTGACATCACGGCAGGTTACGGCAACAGCACCGTGCTGACAGGCGTGTCCTTGTCCATCGAGCAGGGCGAGGCGGTCACGGTGCTGGGCGCCAACGGGGCCGGCAAGTCCACGCTGATCCAGGCCATCGCCGGCCTCACCCCGATACGAGGCGGGGAGATCCGGTTCGAGGGTGAACGGATCGACGGGTTGTCGGCCGCCAAGATCGTGCGCCGCGGGCTGGTGCTCTGCCCGGAGGGCCGGCACCTGTTCCCGCAGATGAGCGTGCGCGAGAACCTGCTGCTCGGAGCGTATCCCCGCAAGCTCGGCCGCTCGGCCGTCGCCACGCAGATCGACGAGGTCCTCGAGATCTTCCCGGCCCTCAAGAAGAAGCGGACGGTGTACGCCGGATCGCTCAGCGGCGGTGAGCAGCAGATGGTGGCGATCGGCCGGGCTCTGATGGCCAAGCCCCGGCTGCTGCTGCTCGACGAGCCGTCGCTGGGCCTGGCTCCGCTGTTGGTGCAGACGGTGATGCGGGTGGTCGGAGAGATCAACGAGCGGGGTATCGCCATCGGGCTGGTCGAGCAGAACGCGGCCGCCGCGCTGGAGTTGGTCTCCCGGGGCTACGTGCTGGAGTCGGGCTCGGTGGTCATCCAGGGTTCGGCGCACGAGTTGTCCACCGACGACCGGGTCAGGGCCGCCTACCTAGGCGTCACGGAACAGACCGTGGAGTAG
- a CDS encoding carboxymuconolactone decarboxylase family protein: MSESTGIENDDAAGGPVHPESMAGGAAEGLRSRCRAALGSWDERLDPVIERDPGYAGAFVALAEEAAAGPLSAQAKTLVLLACDAAMTYRNRESLPARIQGALDAGVPPEGVLEVLELVSVLGVHALNVGLSIALEEYADGESPEAPPAAQARVRERFERLRGYWDAGWQPVLAHLPGFLDRYIDFSAASGRHGVLDAKTRELVLIAIDAAGTHLYAPGIRIHVRNARAHGATLAEIVQVFELLSLMGVESCLLGVPLLNAAGHP; encoded by the coding sequence GTGAGCGAGTCGACTGGGATCGAGAACGACGACGCCGCGGGTGGACCCGTTCACCCGGAATCCATGGCCGGCGGGGCGGCCGAGGGCCTTCGATCACGTTGCCGTGCGGCGCTCGGCTCGTGGGACGAGCGACTCGATCCGGTCATCGAGCGAGACCCCGGTTACGCCGGCGCCTTCGTCGCCCTGGCCGAGGAAGCGGCGGCCGGTCCGCTCAGCGCCCAAGCCAAGACGCTGGTGCTGCTGGCCTGCGATGCCGCGATGACGTACCGCAACCGCGAGTCCCTGCCCGCCCGGATCCAGGGCGCGCTCGACGCCGGCGTCCCGCCGGAAGGAGTGCTCGAGGTCCTGGAACTGGTCAGCGTGCTCGGCGTACACGCCCTGAACGTCGGCCTGTCGATCGCGCTGGAGGAGTACGCGGACGGGGAGAGTCCCGAGGCGCCGCCCGCCGCCCAGGCGCGTGTCCGGGAGCGATTCGAGCGCCTGCGAGGTTACTGGGACGCCGGATGGCAGCCCGTGCTCGCCCATCTGCCGGGCTTCCTCGACCGGTACATCGACTTCAGTGCGGCGTCCGGGCGGCACGGTGTGCTGGACGCCAAGACCCGCGAGCTGGTCCTGATCGCGATCGACGCGGCCGGCACGCATCTGTACGCGCCCGGTATCCGCATCCACGTGCGCAACGCGCGCGCCCACGGAGCGACGCTCGCCGAGATCGTCCAGGTGTTCGAGCTGCTCAGCCTCATGGGGGTCGAGTCGTGCCTGCTCGGGGTACCGCTGCTGAACGCCGCGGGACATCCGTGA
- a CDS encoding SDR family NAD(P)-dependent oxidoreductase, with protein MRFLDRIAIVTGGGGHGLGGAIARGLAGEGARVAVADRDRDTAESVAAEITAAGGEALAVAVDVRRPDQVEAMVETVSKAFGGPDILVNNAFTSCPDTILDADLDDWMRDVDVILKGAFLCARAVLPSMLERRRGAIVSLSTVNAHTYVGASAYSAAKAGLESLSRSIAVEYAPHGVRSNVVVPGTFATEAWELRRRRHPDILERLAHWYPTGRIGRVEEIAAAVLFLASDEAGWITGATLPVDGGLLAGNPWFARDAHPDEQPVPGGRAQ; from the coding sequence ATGAGGTTCCTTGATCGCATTGCGATCGTGACCGGCGGCGGAGGCCACGGCCTCGGCGGCGCCATAGCCCGCGGCCTGGCGGGGGAAGGCGCTCGCGTCGCGGTGGCCGACCGAGATCGTGACACGGCGGAGTCCGTCGCCGCCGAGATCACCGCCGCCGGAGGAGAAGCGCTGGCGGTCGCCGTCGACGTGCGGCGACCGGATCAGGTCGAGGCCATGGTCGAGACGGTGTCCAAGGCCTTCGGCGGGCCGGACATCCTCGTCAACAACGCGTTCACCTCGTGCCCGGACACGATCCTGGACGCCGACCTGGACGACTGGATGCGCGACGTCGACGTCATCCTCAAAGGCGCCTTCCTCTGCGCGCGGGCCGTCCTGCCGTCGATGCTGGAACGACGGCGCGGCGCGATCGTCAGCCTCTCCACGGTCAACGCCCATACGTACGTGGGCGCTTCGGCGTACAGCGCGGCCAAGGCCGGCCTGGAGTCGTTGAGCCGCAGCATCGCCGTCGAGTACGCGCCGCACGGCGTCCGATCGAACGTGGTGGTCCCGGGGACGTTCGCCACCGAGGCCTGGGAGCTGCGACGGCGACGCCACCCGGACATCCTGGAACGGCTCGCGCACTGGTATCCGACCGGCCGCATCGGCCGGGTCGAGGAGATAGCCGCCGCGGTCCTGTTCCTGGCCTCGGACGAAGCCGGGTGGATCACCGGCGCCACGCTGCCGGTCGACGGCGGTCTCCTGGCGGGCAATCCGTGGTTCGCGCGGGACGCCCACCCCGACGAACAGCCCGTTCCCGGCGGGAGGGCACAGTGA
- a CDS encoding LLM class F420-dependent oxidoreductase produces MRFGIDTFITDQTMHPAALARAVEERGLDTLMVTEHSHIPVRRETPWAGGPELPPHYYRTYDPFVGLAAAATATSRLRLGTAIALAAQRDVIHLAKEVATLDRVSDGRVILGVGVGWNKEETRNHGIPPGRRGAALDEKLAALKEIWTHDEAEFHGEFVDFDPIFSWPKPLQRPHPPILIGGESRPAVQRLLRFGDGWLPRVKTAPEEIARTRAWLADQGRAVTVTVCGLRADPAEIERFAAIDVDAVTFSLAPFPEASPDASRFLDQVTDAVARFTN; encoded by the coding sequence GTGAGATTCGGCATCGACACCTTCATCACCGATCAGACCATGCATCCCGCGGCACTGGCCCGCGCCGTCGAGGAGCGTGGACTCGACACGCTGATGGTCACCGAGCACTCGCACATCCCCGTCCGCCGGGAGACGCCGTGGGCAGGAGGGCCGGAGCTCCCGCCGCACTACTACCGGACCTACGACCCCTTCGTCGGCCTGGCCGCCGCGGCGACGGCGACATCCCGGCTGCGACTCGGCACCGCGATCGCGCTCGCCGCGCAACGGGACGTCATCCACTTGGCGAAAGAGGTGGCCACGCTCGACCGGGTCAGTGACGGCCGGGTGATTCTCGGCGTCGGCGTCGGGTGGAACAAGGAAGAGACGCGGAACCACGGGATTCCACCGGGCCGGCGGGGCGCGGCGCTCGACGAGAAGCTCGCGGCGCTGAAGGAGATCTGGACCCACGACGAGGCGGAGTTCCACGGCGAGTTCGTCGACTTCGATCCGATCTTCTCCTGGCCGAAGCCCCTGCAGCGCCCGCACCCGCCGATCCTCATCGGCGGCGAGAGCCGCCCGGCCGTACAACGACTGCTCCGGTTCGGCGACGGGTGGCTGCCGCGGGTCAAGACCGCTCCCGAGGAGATCGCCCGCACCCGGGCATGGCTCGCCGATCAGGGCCGAGCCGTCACCGTCACCGTCTGCGGCCTTCGGGCTGACCCGGCCGAGATCGAGCGCTTCGCCGCGATCGACGTCGACGCTGTCACGTTCAGCCTCGCCCCGTTCCCGGAAGCCTCGCCGGACGCCTCGCGGTTCCTGGACCAGGTCACGGACGCGGTAGCGCGGTTCACGAACTAG
- a CDS encoding acyl-CoA dehydrogenase family protein, whose translation MATARSPLGLFETDSLIGEEDRAIRDTVHRFVQEKIRPELAEWYESGSIPARELARELGELGVLGMHLEGYGCAGTSATAYGLACLELEAGDSGLRSLVSVQGSLAMYAIHRWGSEEQKQEWLPRMAAGDAIGCFGLTEPDFGSNPAGMRTRATRAGGDWVLNGNKMWITNGSVADVAVVWAQTDDKVRGFLVPAGTPGFSAPDIKKKLSLRASVTSELVLDDVRLPGSAMLPEARGLSGPLSCLNEARYGIVFGAIGAARDCLETAIAYAREREIFDRKLASYQLTQAKLADMALELGKGMLLALHLGRLKDAGLLQPEQVSLGKLNNVREAIAIARECRTILAAAGITLEYPVMRHANNLESVLTYEGTSEVHQLVIGQALTGHAAFR comes from the coding sequence ATGGCCACTGCCCGCAGCCCGTTGGGCCTGTTCGAGACCGATTCGCTCATCGGCGAGGAGGACCGCGCGATACGCGACACGGTCCATCGCTTCGTCCAGGAGAAGATCCGGCCCGAGCTGGCCGAGTGGTACGAGTCCGGATCGATCCCCGCCCGTGAGCTGGCCCGTGAACTGGGCGAGCTCGGGGTGCTCGGCATGCACCTGGAGGGTTACGGCTGTGCGGGCACGTCCGCCACGGCGTACGGGCTGGCGTGCCTGGAGCTGGAGGCCGGTGATTCCGGGCTGCGTTCGCTGGTCAGCGTCCAGGGCTCGCTGGCGATGTACGCCATCCACCGCTGGGGATCGGAGGAGCAGAAGCAGGAGTGGCTGCCGAGGATGGCCGCCGGGGACGCCATCGGATGCTTCGGGCTGACCGAGCCGGACTTCGGTTCCAACCCGGCCGGAATGCGGACCCGGGCCACCCGTGCCGGCGGCGACTGGGTGCTGAACGGCAACAAGATGTGGATCACGAACGGCTCCGTCGCCGACGTGGCCGTGGTGTGGGCGCAGACGGACGACAAGGTGCGGGGCTTCCTGGTCCCGGCCGGCACTCCCGGCTTCTCGGCTCCGGACATCAAGAAGAAGCTGTCCCTGCGCGCCTCGGTGACCAGTGAGCTGGTACTGGACGACGTGCGACTTCCCGGTTCGGCGATGCTGCCCGAGGCCCGCGGGCTGTCCGGACCGTTGTCGTGCCTGAACGAGGCCCGCTACGGCATCGTGTTCGGCGCCATCGGCGCCGCCCGTGACTGCCTTGAGACGGCGATCGCCTACGCGCGGGAGCGGGAGATCTTCGACCGCAAGCTCGCCTCGTACCAGCTGACCCAGGCCAAGCTGGCGGACATGGCCCTCGAACTCGGCAAGGGGATGCTCCTCGCTCTTCACCTCGGCCGGCTCAAGGACGCCGGACTCCTCCAGCCGGAACAGGTCAGCCTCGGCAAGTTGAACAACGTGCGCGAGGCCATCGCCATCGCCCGGGAGTGCCGCACGATCCTCGCCGCGGCCGGCATCACCCTGGAGTACCCGGTCATGCGGCACGCGAACAACCTCGAATCAGTGCTCACCTACGAGGGCACCTCGGAGGTCCACCAGCTCGTCATCGGCCAGGCGCTCACCGGCCACGCCGCCTTTCGATGA
- a CDS encoding TetR/AcrR family transcriptional regulator: protein MARPAQPLLNRDLIRDTALAIIDHHGLAGLTMRKLADQLGVQAASLYTHYPTKEDVLDAVANLLVAQVDTSGFEHGWREGLRTWGRSYLAALAAHPNAVPLIASGTGRRDTFLTMANAVHGGLVGAGWPPRVATTISGAVKYLVIGAASTPFASGFADDVQVYLDRYPHLTQAHRLRSDAERIDQESFELGLSCLIRGLEPGPG from the coding sequence ATGGCGCGACCGGCGCAGCCGCTGCTGAATCGCGATCTCATCCGGGACACCGCGCTGGCGATCATCGACCACCACGGACTGGCCGGGCTGACCATGCGCAAGCTGGCCGACCAACTCGGAGTCCAGGCGGCGTCGCTGTACACGCACTACCCCACCAAGGAGGACGTGCTGGACGCGGTGGCCAACCTGCTGGTGGCGCAGGTCGACACCTCAGGCTTCGAGCACGGCTGGCGCGAGGGTCTGCGCACGTGGGGGCGCTCCTACCTGGCCGCCCTGGCCGCCCATCCGAACGCGGTACCGCTGATCGCCTCGGGCACCGGGCGCCGCGACACGTTCCTGACGATGGCCAACGCGGTCCACGGCGGACTCGTCGGCGCCGGTTGGCCCCCCCGGGTGGCCACGACGATCTCCGGAGCCGTGAAGTACCTGGTGATCGGCGCGGCCTCCACCCCCTTCGCCAGCGGCTTCGCCGACGACGTCCAGGTCTACCTGGACCGCTACCCCCACCTGACCCAGGCCCACCGCCTCCGCTCCGACGCCGAACGCATCGACCAGGAGAGCTTCGAACTCGGCCTGTCGTGCCTGATCCGCGGCCTCGAACCGGGACCGGGGTGA
- a CDS encoding dihydrofolate reductase family protein, which translates to MAGKVFFSVSMSLDGFIAPESLGELMGRQWMELQRWIFPQRFFRENLKLGEGGEEGRDNDIVRETFERTGASVMGKRMFDAGERMWPEEAPFHTPVFVVTHEKRDPWERPGGTTFHFVNDGIETALDQAREAAGDRDVRIAGGGATILEYVNAGLVDEFSIALSPVLFGSGIRLFEGVDAGRVALEQVGAEPAQRVTHLTYAVRER; encoded by the coding sequence ATGGCCGGGAAGGTGTTCTTCAGCGTGTCGATGTCGCTGGACGGTTTCATCGCACCCGAGTCCCTCGGGGAACTGATGGGGCGGCAGTGGATGGAACTGCAGCGGTGGATCTTCCCGCAGCGGTTCTTCCGGGAGAACCTGAAGCTCGGCGAGGGCGGCGAGGAGGGGCGCGACAACGACATCGTGCGGGAGACGTTCGAGCGCACGGGCGCGAGCGTGATGGGCAAGCGCATGTTCGACGCCGGCGAGCGGATGTGGCCGGAGGAGGCGCCGTTCCACACGCCGGTGTTCGTCGTGACGCACGAGAAGCGCGACCCCTGGGAGCGGCCGGGTGGGACCACCTTCCACTTCGTCAACGACGGCATCGAGACCGCGCTCGACCAGGCCCGCGAGGCCGCCGGTGACCGCGACGTCCGCATCGCGGGCGGCGGCGCGACGATCCTGGAGTACGTCAACGCCGGCCTGGTCGACGAGTTCTCGATCGCGCTCTCACCCGTGCTGTTCGGCTCCGGAATCCGCCTGTTCGAGGGCGTGGACGCGGGCCGCGTGGCCCTGGAGCAGGTCGGCGCGGAGCCGGCGCAGCGGGTGACCCACCTGACCTACGCGGTCCGGGAGCGGTAA
- a CDS encoding SRPBCC family protein produces MSETGQGAPARSATADREVVISRVIDAPRELVFEAFTEVRHLSRWWGPEGFTTTTRSFEFRVDGVWDFVMHGPDGTDYQEWITWTEIVPPEGIAMLHGEYRGDPNAFQSVLVFEPDGAATRIEMRTVFPTKELRDEAVEKYHAIEAGRQTLNNLAAYVTENVRKGAEG; encoded by the coding sequence ATGAGCGAGACGGGACAAGGAGCGCCGGCGCGGTCCGCGACGGCCGACCGCGAGGTCGTGATCTCGCGGGTCATCGACGCCCCGCGGGAGCTGGTGTTCGAGGCGTTCACCGAGGTGCGGCACCTGTCGCGGTGGTGGGGGCCGGAGGGGTTCACCACCACGACGCGGTCCTTCGAGTTCCGCGTCGACGGGGTGTGGGACTTCGTGATGCACGGGCCGGACGGGACGGACTACCAGGAGTGGATCACCTGGACCGAGATCGTCCCGCCGGAGGGAATCGCGATGCTGCACGGCGAATACCGCGGCGACCCGAACGCCTTCCAGTCGGTCCTCGTGTTCGAGCCCGACGGGGCGGCGACCCGGATCGAGATGCGCACGGTGTTCCCCACCAAGGAGCTGCGCGACGAAGCGGTCGAGAAATACCACGCGATCGAGGCCGGCCGGCAGACGCTTAACAACCTGGCCGCCTACGTCACCGAGAACGTTCGGAAGGGAGCCGAGGGCTGA
- a CDS encoding ArsR/SmtB family transcription factor: MARAATTSDVFNAIAEPQRREILVLLRAGERPVTELAEELGMTQPRASKHLRVLREVGLVRDRKAGKQRLYGLDARGLRPIHEWTGGFERFWNETFDRLDAYVQDLKQASQEGSNR; the protein is encoded by the coding sequence ATGGCACGAGCAGCGACGACGTCGGACGTCTTCAACGCGATCGCCGAGCCGCAGCGCCGGGAGATCCTGGTGCTGCTGCGGGCGGGTGAGCGGCCGGTGACCGAGCTGGCCGAGGAGCTGGGGATGACCCAGCCGCGGGCGTCCAAACACCTGCGGGTGCTCCGGGAGGTCGGGCTGGTGCGGGACCGCAAGGCGGGCAAGCAGCGCCTGTACGGTCTGGACGCCCGCGGGCTGCGACCGATCCACGAGTGGACCGGCGGGTTCGAGCGGTTCTGGAACGAGACCTTCGACCGGCTGGACGCCTACGTGCAGGACCTCAAGCAGGCAAGTCAGGAAGGAAGTAACCGATGA
- a CDS encoding SDR family oxidoreductase, translating to MIVVTGATGSVGRHVTAGLLAQGHKVRALTRDPARASIPWQAEVVRGDLSQPDDLGDALRGARAVYLMAMGGAPRRFAELAERCGVERIVVLSTSDVLDDVERRPDAVAEAHAAFEHAVARTGMRWTFLRPNEFAGNSLHWAPQIMAGDVVRAPYPLARTAPIHERDIAAVAVLALTQDGHHGAKYVLTGPRAITHADQLDLIGAAIGRTLRMEEIPADQAREQMTRYAPPAIVEAVLGRLAAVVHQPSTPTDTVERVTGRPPYSFADWAREHAADFRSSPATLASTSPVDT from the coding sequence ATGATCGTGGTCACCGGAGCGACCGGCAGCGTCGGGCGGCACGTGACGGCCGGGCTGCTGGCCCAGGGACACAAGGTGCGCGCGCTGACCCGCGACCCCGCACGAGCGTCCATCCCCTGGCAGGCCGAGGTCGTCCGTGGCGACCTGAGCCAACCGGACGACCTCGGTGACGCGCTGCGCGGGGCCCGCGCCGTCTACCTGATGGCGATGGGCGGCGCCCCGCGGCGCTTCGCCGAACTCGCCGAGCGGTGCGGGGTGGAGCGCATCGTCGTCCTGTCCACCAGCGACGTGCTCGACGACGTCGAACGCCGGCCGGACGCCGTCGCCGAGGCGCACGCGGCGTTCGAGCACGCCGTGGCGCGCACCGGCATGCGGTGGACGTTCCTGCGCCCCAACGAGTTCGCCGGCAACAGCCTGCACTGGGCGCCGCAGATCATGGCCGGCGACGTGGTACGCGCGCCGTACCCGCTGGCCCGTACCGCGCCGATCCACGAGCGAGACATCGCCGCGGTCGCGGTCCTGGCACTCACCCAGGACGGCCACCACGGCGCCAAGTACGTCCTGACCGGCCCGCGAGCCATCACCCACGCCGACCAGCTCGACCTCATCGGCGCCGCGATCGGGCGCACCCTGCGCATGGAAGAGATCCCCGCCGACCAAGCCCGCGAGCAGATGACCCGATACGCGCCCCCCGCCATCGTCGAAGCCGTGCTGGGCCGGCTCGCCGCCGTGGTGCACCAGCCGTCGACCCCGACCGACACCGTCGAACGGGTCACCGGCCGTCCGCCGTACTCCTTCGCGGACTGGGCCCGCGAGCACGCCGCCGACTTCCGCTCCTCGCCCGCTACCCTGGCCTCCACCTCACCTGTCGATACCTGA
- a CDS encoding MarR family transcriptional regulator, whose amino-acid sequence MSGDTTQGGTQEQLVAGLIRALTELQTASDQVDQAAGTALGLNRTDARCLSCLITHGPMAAGDLAAAAGIAATALTFVIDRLTRAGYAQRRRDPADRRRVLITASDEARRLAEQMWSQTIADTRHQLSKYTPQQLELLTDFITDQVRLQRRQAQRITEDT is encoded by the coding sequence TTGTCCGGCGACACCACGCAAGGCGGCACCCAAGAGCAGCTGGTCGCCGGACTCATCCGAGCCCTCACCGAACTGCAGACCGCCTCCGACCAGGTCGACCAAGCCGCCGGCACCGCCCTCGGGCTCAACCGCACCGACGCCCGCTGCCTGTCGTGCCTCATCACCCACGGCCCGATGGCCGCGGGCGACCTCGCCGCCGCCGCCGGCATCGCCGCCACCGCGCTCACCTTCGTCATCGACCGGCTCACCCGAGCCGGCTACGCACAACGGCGACGCGACCCCGCCGACCGAAGACGCGTCCTCATCACCGCCAGCGACGAAGCGCGGCGCCTGGCGGAACAGATGTGGAGCCAGACCATCGCGGACACCCGGCACCAGCTGTCGAAGTACACCCCCCAGCAGCTCGAACTGCTGACCGACTTCATCACCGACCAGGTCCGGCTCCAGCGACGCCAAGCACAGCGGATCACCGAGGACACCTGA